A section of the Acidobacteriota bacterium genome encodes:
- a CDS encoding phosphoglucomutase/phosphomannomutase family protein — MSAIAFGTSGWRGIIADAFTFPRVRLVAKALADHLKSRGTSRLGICAGYDPRFLSEHFAAEAAKTVAAEGIAVQLATSHVPTPAISHAIRARGLAGSINITASHNPASWSGFKVNNEKGAPSPPEMTKDLEARIAGLLKSPGEAHFATERVPVHHGAAAPAGVDESFREPYLDALAKIVRFDEIRKSRAAVAVDPLWGAGRGFLAEALRRHGVKVVSIHEERDVTFGNLGPDPSPKNLGALAALVARGEASIGIATDGDADRFGVVDSDGSFVTPNTVLALLADYLAESRGWRHGLARTYATTRLIDAVASHYGMPLHQTGVGFKYLGELLLDGKAYLAGEESAGMSVVGHVPEKDGLLAGLLAAEMTAVRGKSLRAQRDDLFAKVGAYHSAREDTPVSADQVTRLRERMSRPPDTVGSRSVSKATVLDGLRLDFDDGAWLLMRPSGTEPVVRYYVEARTPADLARLVEDGKKALLGG; from the coding sequence TTGAGCGCGATCGCCTTCGGCACCTCCGGATGGCGCGGCATCATCGCCGACGCCTTCACCTTCCCCCGCGTGCGGCTCGTCGCGAAGGCCCTAGCGGATCATCTGAAGTCGAGGGGGACGTCGCGCCTCGGGATCTGCGCCGGATACGACCCGAGGTTCCTCTCGGAGCACTTCGCCGCCGAGGCGGCGAAGACGGTCGCCGCCGAGGGGATCGCCGTCCAGCTCGCCACGTCGCACGTCCCGACGCCGGCCATCTCGCACGCCATCCGGGCGCGGGGCCTCGCGGGCTCGATCAACATCACGGCGAGCCACAACCCGGCGTCGTGGAGCGGGTTCAAGGTCAACAACGAGAAGGGGGCGCCGTCCCCTCCCGAGATGACGAAGGACCTCGAGGCGCGGATCGCGGGCCTCTTGAAGTCTCCCGGCGAGGCGCACTTCGCGACGGAGCGGGTTCCCGTGCACCACGGCGCCGCCGCCCCCGCGGGGGTCGACGAGAGCTTCCGCGAGCCCTACCTCGACGCCCTGGCGAAGATCGTGCGGTTCGACGAGATCCGGAAGTCGCGCGCCGCCGTCGCCGTCGATCCTCTGTGGGGGGCCGGGCGGGGGTTCCTCGCCGAGGCGCTGAGGCGCCACGGCGTGAAGGTCGTCTCGATCCACGAGGAGCGCGACGTGACCTTCGGGAACCTCGGCCCCGACCCGTCGCCGAAGAACCTCGGGGCGCTCGCAGCGCTCGTCGCGCGCGGGGAGGCGTCGATCGGCATCGCGACCGACGGCGACGCCGATCGGTTCGGCGTCGTCGACTCGGACGGCTCTTTCGTCACCCCCAACACGGTCCTCGCGCTTCTCGCCGATTACCTCGCGGAGTCCCGCGGCTGGCGGCACGGCCTCGCCCGCACGTACGCGACGACCCGGCTGATCGACGCCGTGGCCTCTCACTACGGGATGCCGCTCCACCAGACGGGCGTCGGGTTCAAGTATCTCGGCGAGCTGCTCCTCGACGGCAAGGCGTACCTCGCCGGCGAGGAGAGCGCCGGGATGTCGGTGGTAGGGCACGTCCCCGAGAAGGACGGCCTCCTGGCGGGGCTCCTCGCCGCCGAGATGACGGCCGTCCGCGGGAAGAGCCTGAGGGCGCAGCGCGACGATCTCTTTGCGAAGGTCGGCGCGTACCACAGCGCCCGGGAGGACACGCCCGTGAGCGCCGATCAGGTCACGCGGCTCCGCGAGCGGATGAGCCGCCCCCCCGACACCGTGGGATCGCGAAGCGTCTCGAAGGCGACGGTGCTCGACGGCCTCAGGCTCGACTTCGACGACGGCGCGTGGCTGCTCATGCGCCCCTCGGGGACGGAGCCCGTGGTGCGCTACTATGTCGAAGCCCGCACGCCGGCCGATCTCGCGCGCCTCGTCGAGGACGGGAAGAAGGCGCTCCTGGGCGGCTGA
- a CDS encoding divalent-cation tolerance protein CutA, whose product MTDKIVILTTVDSEDLALKIASGLVEGRLAACVNVISSVRSIYRWKDKVCDDKEMILMIKTSAHLFNEVRDLIREQHTYELPEILALPVAAGDEKVLDWIMTSVKGRTP is encoded by the coding sequence GTGACCGACAAGATCGTCATCCTCACCACCGTCGACAGCGAAGATCTCGCGCTCAAGATCGCCTCCGGTCTCGTCGAGGGGCGGCTCGCGGCGTGCGTCAACGTGATCTCCTCCGTCCGGTCGATCTACCGCTGGAAGGACAAGGTCTGCGACGACAAGGAGATGATCCTGATGATCAAGACGTCGGCGCACCTGTTCAACGAGGTGCGCGACCTGATCCGCGAGCAGCACACGTACGAGCTGCCCGAGATCCTCGCCCTTCCGGTGGCCGCCGGCGACGAGAAGGTGCTCGACTGGATCATGACCTCCGTGAAGGGGCGGACCCCGTAG